In Arachis stenosperma cultivar V10309 chromosome 1, arast.V10309.gnm1.PFL2, whole genome shotgun sequence, one DNA window encodes the following:
- the LOC130944365 gene encoding uncharacterized protein LOC130944365 isoform X10 — MDPDIARWVAEFHLRSSAPDSLVSKILKVLNLSGADPNLKKTLLLRTLRSQLCNASITETALEILEQIEAIDRNDAVPIIDSMRRAYCAVAVECTVKYLAASYDGTTSGKYLSAVTRIWRGRVEELEQRQSELFFDETARWRDDIEAALFDTRVSDRLKELNTRNDAFTEVRFYLQEVWETMGPSFLESVAEMTKNKGKTKGKGKELPNVILNPVPETRVVGCTTGVCRNASGAEQARDHDVDDNGDVDNDGSRCMDGVEVKRAEGSVDGTQEHAKKKKARGNPQLKRKPPAFRRCSRGVKMSSAEELGTERSRRKNDTVLSGEVKTARESLKSSSSELRALVNDPLPEALDIPDAVRSKLARKGTNHEQPMENHNGDADVRNSNTCRTTIPYQPNDAEHKKSASVEPNKTAHKRPNLMEPSGTSQTCEWNDSIENMPNGMQPRRKKRKNRKWSSLEEVDLKDKWRNMMR, encoded by the exons ATGGACCCTGACATTGCGCGGTGGGTTGCGGAATTCCACCTCCGTAGTTCCGCCCCCGACTCCCTCGTCTCCAAGATCCTTAAGGTCCTTAATCTCTCTGGCGCCGATCCCAACCTTAAGAAAACCCTACTCCTCCGCACCCTCCGATCCCAACTCTGCAATGCCTCAATCACCGAAACCGCTCTCGAGATACTGGAGCAAATCGAAGCGATTGACCGAAACGACGCCGTTCCGATAATCGATTCCATGCGCAGGGCCTACTGCGCCGTCGCCGTCGAGTGCACTGTCAAGTACCTCGCCGCCtcctacgacggcaccaccagCGGTAAGTACTTATCCGCGGTGACGCGTATCTGGCGCGGCCGCGTGGAGGAGTTGGAGCAGCGCCAGAGCGAGCTGTTCTTCGACGAGACTGCGCGATGGAGGGACGACATTGAGGCCGCACTTTTTGACACTAGGGTTTCTGATAGGTTGAAGGAGTTGAATACCCGAAACGACGCGTTTACTGAAGTTAGGTTTTATCTGCAGGAAGTGTGGGAAACAATGGGTCCTTCTTTTCTTGAATCGGTAGCAGAAATGACAAAGAACAAAGGAAAGACGAAAGGCAAGGGGAAAGAATTGCCGAATGTGATTTTGAATCCGGTGCCGGAGACTAGAGTGGTAGGGTGTACGACAGGTGTTTGCAGAAATGCCTCTGGTGCTGAACAGGCAAGGGATCATGATGTTGATGACAATGGTGACGTAGACAATGATGGTTCACGTTGCATGGACGGTGTGGAGGTGAAGAGAGCTGAAGGTTCTGTTGATGGAACCCAGGAGCatgcaaagaagaagaaag CAAGAGGCAATCCTCAACTTAAACGCAAGCCGCCTGCATTTCGTAGATGCAGTAGAGGAGTTAAAATGTCTAGTGCTGAGGAATTGGGGACAGAAAGGTCAAGGAGAAAAAATGATACTGTGCTAAGTGGAGAAGTTAAAACGGCCCGAGAATCTCTTAAATCAAGTTCTTCGGAGCTACGGGCATTGGTCAATGATCCTCTTCCTGAGGCATTGGATATACCTGACGCTGTTAGATCTAAACTTGCACGGAAAGGTACAAATCATGAACAGCCAATGGAAAACCATAACGGAGATGCAGATGTACGAAACTCAAATACTTGCAGGACTACTATTCCTTATCAACCTAATGATGCCGAGCACAAGAAGTCGGCTTCTGTTGAGCCGAACAAAACTGCTCATAAAAGACCCAATTTGATGGAGCCGAGTGGTACTTCTCAAACTTGTGAG TGGAATGATTCAATAGAAAACATGCCCAATGGAATGCAgccaagaaggaagaaaaggaagaataGAAAATGGTCTTCATTAGAAGAG GTTGATTTGAAGGACAAGTGGAGAAACATGATGCGGTAG
- the LOC130944365 gene encoding uncharacterized protein LOC130944365 isoform X11 codes for MDPDIARWVAEFHLRSSAPDSLVSKILKVLNLSGADPNLKKTLLLRTLRSQLCNASITETALEILEQIEAIDRNDAVPIIDSMRRAYCAVAVECTVKYLAASYDGTTSGKYLSAVTRIWRGRVEELEQRQSELFFDETARWRDDIEAALFDTRVSDRLKELNTRNDAFTEVRFYLQEVWETMGPSFLESVAEMTKNKGKTKGKGKELPNVILNPVPETRVVGCTTGVCRNASGAEQARDHDVDDNGDVDNDGSRCMDGVEVKRAEGSVDGTQEHAKKKKARGNPQLKRKPPAFRRCSRGVKMSSAEELGTERSRRKNDTVLSGEVKTARESLKSSSSELRALVNDPLPEALDIPDAVRSKLARKGTNHEQPMENHNGDADVRNSNTCRTTIPYQPNDAEHKKSASVEPNKTAHKRPNLMEPSGTSQTCEWNDSIENMPNGMQPRRKKRKNRKWSSLEEVTLRTGVQMLI; via the exons ATGGACCCTGACATTGCGCGGTGGGTTGCGGAATTCCACCTCCGTAGTTCCGCCCCCGACTCCCTCGTCTCCAAGATCCTTAAGGTCCTTAATCTCTCTGGCGCCGATCCCAACCTTAAGAAAACCCTACTCCTCCGCACCCTCCGATCCCAACTCTGCAATGCCTCAATCACCGAAACCGCTCTCGAGATACTGGAGCAAATCGAAGCGATTGACCGAAACGACGCCGTTCCGATAATCGATTCCATGCGCAGGGCCTACTGCGCCGTCGCCGTCGAGTGCACTGTCAAGTACCTCGCCGCCtcctacgacggcaccaccagCGGTAAGTACTTATCCGCGGTGACGCGTATCTGGCGCGGCCGCGTGGAGGAGTTGGAGCAGCGCCAGAGCGAGCTGTTCTTCGACGAGACTGCGCGATGGAGGGACGACATTGAGGCCGCACTTTTTGACACTAGGGTTTCTGATAGGTTGAAGGAGTTGAATACCCGAAACGACGCGTTTACTGAAGTTAGGTTTTATCTGCAGGAAGTGTGGGAAACAATGGGTCCTTCTTTTCTTGAATCGGTAGCAGAAATGACAAAGAACAAAGGAAAGACGAAAGGCAAGGGGAAAGAATTGCCGAATGTGATTTTGAATCCGGTGCCGGAGACTAGAGTGGTAGGGTGTACGACAGGTGTTTGCAGAAATGCCTCTGGTGCTGAACAGGCAAGGGATCATGATGTTGATGACAATGGTGACGTAGACAATGATGGTTCACGTTGCATGGACGGTGTGGAGGTGAAGAGAGCTGAAGGTTCTGTTGATGGAACCCAGGAGCatgcaaagaagaagaaag CAAGAGGCAATCCTCAACTTAAACGCAAGCCGCCTGCATTTCGTAGATGCAGTAGAGGAGTTAAAATGTCTAGTGCTGAGGAATTGGGGACAGAAAGGTCAAGGAGAAAAAATGATACTGTGCTAAGTGGAGAAGTTAAAACGGCCCGAGAATCTCTTAAATCAAGTTCTTCGGAGCTACGGGCATTGGTCAATGATCCTCTTCCTGAGGCATTGGATATACCTGACGCTGTTAGATCTAAACTTGCACGGAAAGGTACAAATCATGAACAGCCAATGGAAAACCATAACGGAGATGCAGATGTACGAAACTCAAATACTTGCAGGACTACTATTCCTTATCAACCTAATGATGCCGAGCACAAGAAGTCGGCTTCTGTTGAGCCGAACAAAACTGCTCATAAAAGACCCAATTTGATGGAGCCGAGTGGTACTTCTCAAACTTGTGAG TGGAATGATTCAATAGAAAACATGCCCAATGGAATGCAgccaagaaggaagaaaaggaagaataGAAAATGGTCTTCATTAGAAGAGGTGACACTAAGGACTGGTGTACAAAT GTTGATTTGA
- the LOC130944365 gene encoding uncharacterized protein LOC130944365 isoform X1 has product MDPDIARWVAEFHLRSSAPDSLVSKILKVLNLSGADPNLKKTLLLRTLRSQLCNASITETALEILEQIEAIDRNDAVPIIDSMRRAYCAVAVECTVKYLAASYDGTTSGKYLSAVTRIWRGRVEELEQRQSELFFDETARWRDDIEAALFDTRVSDRLKELNTRNDAFTEVRFYLQEVWETMGPSFLESVAEMTKNKGKTKGKGKELPNVILNPVPETRVVGCTTGVCRNASGAEQARDHDVDDNGDVDNDGSRCMDGVEVKRAEGSVDGTQEHAKKKKARGNPQLKRKPPAFRRCSRGVKMSSAEELGTERSRRKNDTVLSGEVKTARESLKSSSSELRALVNDPLPEALDIPDAVRSKLARKGTNHEQPMENHNGDADVRNSNTCRTTIPYQPNDAEHKKSASVEPNKTAHKRPNLMEPSGTSQTCEMWTTKDCFLHNKMVYIYNIFLPAWFGHSVCTCLYLFIGILVISLSLQWNDSIENMPNGMQPRRKKRKNRKWSSLEEVTLRTGVQMFGAGNWKTIQSFYSDVFEHRLAVDLKDKWRNMMR; this is encoded by the exons ATGGACCCTGACATTGCGCGGTGGGTTGCGGAATTCCACCTCCGTAGTTCCGCCCCCGACTCCCTCGTCTCCAAGATCCTTAAGGTCCTTAATCTCTCTGGCGCCGATCCCAACCTTAAGAAAACCCTACTCCTCCGCACCCTCCGATCCCAACTCTGCAATGCCTCAATCACCGAAACCGCTCTCGAGATACTGGAGCAAATCGAAGCGATTGACCGAAACGACGCCGTTCCGATAATCGATTCCATGCGCAGGGCCTACTGCGCCGTCGCCGTCGAGTGCACTGTCAAGTACCTCGCCGCCtcctacgacggcaccaccagCGGTAAGTACTTATCCGCGGTGACGCGTATCTGGCGCGGCCGCGTGGAGGAGTTGGAGCAGCGCCAGAGCGAGCTGTTCTTCGACGAGACTGCGCGATGGAGGGACGACATTGAGGCCGCACTTTTTGACACTAGGGTTTCTGATAGGTTGAAGGAGTTGAATACCCGAAACGACGCGTTTACTGAAGTTAGGTTTTATCTGCAGGAAGTGTGGGAAACAATGGGTCCTTCTTTTCTTGAATCGGTAGCAGAAATGACAAAGAACAAAGGAAAGACGAAAGGCAAGGGGAAAGAATTGCCGAATGTGATTTTGAATCCGGTGCCGGAGACTAGAGTGGTAGGGTGTACGACAGGTGTTTGCAGAAATGCCTCTGGTGCTGAACAGGCAAGGGATCATGATGTTGATGACAATGGTGACGTAGACAATGATGGTTCACGTTGCATGGACGGTGTGGAGGTGAAGAGAGCTGAAGGTTCTGTTGATGGAACCCAGGAGCatgcaaagaagaagaaag CAAGAGGCAATCCTCAACTTAAACGCAAGCCGCCTGCATTTCGTAGATGCAGTAGAGGAGTTAAAATGTCTAGTGCTGAGGAATTGGGGACAGAAAGGTCAAGGAGAAAAAATGATACTGTGCTAAGTGGAGAAGTTAAAACGGCCCGAGAATCTCTTAAATCAAGTTCTTCGGAGCTACGGGCATTGGTCAATGATCCTCTTCCTGAGGCATTGGATATACCTGACGCTGTTAGATCTAAACTTGCACGGAAAGGTACAAATCATGAACAGCCAATGGAAAACCATAACGGAGATGCAGATGTACGAAACTCAAATACTTGCAGGACTACTATTCCTTATCAACCTAATGATGCCGAGCACAAGAAGTCGGCTTCTGTTGAGCCGAACAAAACTGCTCATAAAAGACCCAATTTGATGGAGCCGAGTGGTACTTCTCAAACTTGTGAG ATGTGGACTACCAAAGACTGTTTTTTACACAACAAGAtggtttatatatataatatttttttgccTGCTTGGTTTGGGCATTCAGTTTGTACTTGTTTATATCTTTTCATTGGCATCTTAGTTATTTCTTTATCTTTGCAGTGGAATGATTCAATAGAAAACATGCCCAATGGAATGCAgccaagaaggaagaaaaggaagaataGAAAATGGTCTTCATTAGAAGAGGTGACACTAAGGACTGGTGTACAAAT GTTTGGTGCAGGAAATTGGAAAACAATTCAAAGTTTTTACAGTGATGTATTTGAACATAGACTAGCA GTTGATTTGAAGGACAAGTGGAGAAACATGATGCGGTAG
- the LOC130944365 gene encoding uncharacterized protein LOC130944365 isoform X4, giving the protein MDPDIARWVAEFHLRSSAPDSLVSKILKVLNLSGADPNLKKTLLLRTLRSQLCNASITETALEILEQIEAIDRNDAVPIIDSMRRAYCAVAVECTVKYLAASYDGTTSGKYLSAVTRIWRGRVEELEQRQSELFFDETARWRDDIEAALFDTRVSDRLKELNTRNDAFTEVRFYLQEVWETMGPSFLESVAEMTKNKGKTKGKGKELPNVILNPVPETRVVGCTTGVCRNASGAEQARDHDVDDNGDVDNDGSRCMDGVEVKRAEGSVDGTQEHAKKKKARGNPQLKRKPPAFRRCSRGVKMSSAEELGTERSRRKNDTVLSGEVKTARESLKSSSSELRALVNDPLPEALDIPDAVRSKLARKGTNHEQPMENHNGDADVRNSNTCRTTIPYQPNDAEHKKSASVEPNKTAHKRPNLMEPSGTSQTCEMWTTKDCFLHNKMVYIYNIFLPAWFGHSVCTCLYLFIGILVISLSLQWNDSIENMPNGMQPRRKKRKNRKWSSLEEVDLKDKWRNMMR; this is encoded by the exons ATGGACCCTGACATTGCGCGGTGGGTTGCGGAATTCCACCTCCGTAGTTCCGCCCCCGACTCCCTCGTCTCCAAGATCCTTAAGGTCCTTAATCTCTCTGGCGCCGATCCCAACCTTAAGAAAACCCTACTCCTCCGCACCCTCCGATCCCAACTCTGCAATGCCTCAATCACCGAAACCGCTCTCGAGATACTGGAGCAAATCGAAGCGATTGACCGAAACGACGCCGTTCCGATAATCGATTCCATGCGCAGGGCCTACTGCGCCGTCGCCGTCGAGTGCACTGTCAAGTACCTCGCCGCCtcctacgacggcaccaccagCGGTAAGTACTTATCCGCGGTGACGCGTATCTGGCGCGGCCGCGTGGAGGAGTTGGAGCAGCGCCAGAGCGAGCTGTTCTTCGACGAGACTGCGCGATGGAGGGACGACATTGAGGCCGCACTTTTTGACACTAGGGTTTCTGATAGGTTGAAGGAGTTGAATACCCGAAACGACGCGTTTACTGAAGTTAGGTTTTATCTGCAGGAAGTGTGGGAAACAATGGGTCCTTCTTTTCTTGAATCGGTAGCAGAAATGACAAAGAACAAAGGAAAGACGAAAGGCAAGGGGAAAGAATTGCCGAATGTGATTTTGAATCCGGTGCCGGAGACTAGAGTGGTAGGGTGTACGACAGGTGTTTGCAGAAATGCCTCTGGTGCTGAACAGGCAAGGGATCATGATGTTGATGACAATGGTGACGTAGACAATGATGGTTCACGTTGCATGGACGGTGTGGAGGTGAAGAGAGCTGAAGGTTCTGTTGATGGAACCCAGGAGCatgcaaagaagaagaaag CAAGAGGCAATCCTCAACTTAAACGCAAGCCGCCTGCATTTCGTAGATGCAGTAGAGGAGTTAAAATGTCTAGTGCTGAGGAATTGGGGACAGAAAGGTCAAGGAGAAAAAATGATACTGTGCTAAGTGGAGAAGTTAAAACGGCCCGAGAATCTCTTAAATCAAGTTCTTCGGAGCTACGGGCATTGGTCAATGATCCTCTTCCTGAGGCATTGGATATACCTGACGCTGTTAGATCTAAACTTGCACGGAAAGGTACAAATCATGAACAGCCAATGGAAAACCATAACGGAGATGCAGATGTACGAAACTCAAATACTTGCAGGACTACTATTCCTTATCAACCTAATGATGCCGAGCACAAGAAGTCGGCTTCTGTTGAGCCGAACAAAACTGCTCATAAAAGACCCAATTTGATGGAGCCGAGTGGTACTTCTCAAACTTGTGAG ATGTGGACTACCAAAGACTGTTTTTTACACAACAAGAtggtttatatatataatatttttttgccTGCTTGGTTTGGGCATTCAGTTTGTACTTGTTTATATCTTTTCATTGGCATCTTAGTTATTTCTTTATCTTTGCAGTGGAATGATTCAATAGAAAACATGCCCAATGGAATGCAgccaagaaggaagaaaaggaagaataGAAAATGGTCTTCATTAGAAGAG GTTGATTTGAAGGACAAGTGGAGAAACATGATGCGGTAG
- the LOC130944365 gene encoding uncharacterized protein LOC130944365 isoform X6: MDPDIARWVAEFHLRSSAPDSLVSKILKVLNLSGADPNLKKTLLLRTLRSQLCNASITETALEILEQIEAIDRNDAVPIIDSMRRAYCAVAVECTVKYLAASYDGTTSGKYLSAVTRIWRGRVEELEQRQSELFFDETARWRDDIEAALFDTRVSDRLKELNTRNDAFTEVRFYLQEVWETMGPSFLESVAEMTKNKGKTKGKGKELPNVILNPVPETRVVGCTTGVCRNASGAEQARDHDVDDNGDVDNDGSRCMDGVEVKRAEGSVDGTQEHAKKKKARGNPQLKRKPPAFRRCSRGVKMSSAEELGTERSRRKNDTVLSGEVKTARESLKSSSSELRALVNDPLPEALDIPDAVRSKLARKGTNHEQPMENHNGDADVRNSNTCRTTIPYQPNDAEHKKSASVEPNKTAHKRPNLMEPSGTSQTCEMWTTKDCFLHNKMWNDSIENMPNGMQPRRKKRKNRKWSSLEEVTLRTGVQMFGAGNWKTIQSFYSDVFEHRLAVDLKDKWRNMMR; the protein is encoded by the exons ATGGACCCTGACATTGCGCGGTGGGTTGCGGAATTCCACCTCCGTAGTTCCGCCCCCGACTCCCTCGTCTCCAAGATCCTTAAGGTCCTTAATCTCTCTGGCGCCGATCCCAACCTTAAGAAAACCCTACTCCTCCGCACCCTCCGATCCCAACTCTGCAATGCCTCAATCACCGAAACCGCTCTCGAGATACTGGAGCAAATCGAAGCGATTGACCGAAACGACGCCGTTCCGATAATCGATTCCATGCGCAGGGCCTACTGCGCCGTCGCCGTCGAGTGCACTGTCAAGTACCTCGCCGCCtcctacgacggcaccaccagCGGTAAGTACTTATCCGCGGTGACGCGTATCTGGCGCGGCCGCGTGGAGGAGTTGGAGCAGCGCCAGAGCGAGCTGTTCTTCGACGAGACTGCGCGATGGAGGGACGACATTGAGGCCGCACTTTTTGACACTAGGGTTTCTGATAGGTTGAAGGAGTTGAATACCCGAAACGACGCGTTTACTGAAGTTAGGTTTTATCTGCAGGAAGTGTGGGAAACAATGGGTCCTTCTTTTCTTGAATCGGTAGCAGAAATGACAAAGAACAAAGGAAAGACGAAAGGCAAGGGGAAAGAATTGCCGAATGTGATTTTGAATCCGGTGCCGGAGACTAGAGTGGTAGGGTGTACGACAGGTGTTTGCAGAAATGCCTCTGGTGCTGAACAGGCAAGGGATCATGATGTTGATGACAATGGTGACGTAGACAATGATGGTTCACGTTGCATGGACGGTGTGGAGGTGAAGAGAGCTGAAGGTTCTGTTGATGGAACCCAGGAGCatgcaaagaagaagaaag CAAGAGGCAATCCTCAACTTAAACGCAAGCCGCCTGCATTTCGTAGATGCAGTAGAGGAGTTAAAATGTCTAGTGCTGAGGAATTGGGGACAGAAAGGTCAAGGAGAAAAAATGATACTGTGCTAAGTGGAGAAGTTAAAACGGCCCGAGAATCTCTTAAATCAAGTTCTTCGGAGCTACGGGCATTGGTCAATGATCCTCTTCCTGAGGCATTGGATATACCTGACGCTGTTAGATCTAAACTTGCACGGAAAGGTACAAATCATGAACAGCCAATGGAAAACCATAACGGAGATGCAGATGTACGAAACTCAAATACTTGCAGGACTACTATTCCTTATCAACCTAATGATGCCGAGCACAAGAAGTCGGCTTCTGTTGAGCCGAACAAAACTGCTCATAAAAGACCCAATTTGATGGAGCCGAGTGGTACTTCTCAAACTTGTGAG ATGTGGACTACCAAAGACTGTTTTTTACACAACAAGAtg TGGAATGATTCAATAGAAAACATGCCCAATGGAATGCAgccaagaaggaagaaaaggaagaataGAAAATGGTCTTCATTAGAAGAGGTGACACTAAGGACTGGTGTACAAAT GTTTGGTGCAGGAAATTGGAAAACAATTCAAAGTTTTTACAGTGATGTATTTGAACATAGACTAGCA GTTGATTTGAAGGACAAGTGGAGAAACATGATGCGGTAG
- the LOC130944365 gene encoding uncharacterized protein LOC130944365 isoform X7, whose amino-acid sequence MDPDIARWVAEFHLRSSAPDSLVSKILKVLNLSGADPNLKKTLLLRTLRSQLCNASITETALEILEQIEAIDRNDAVPIIDSMRRAYCAVAVECTVKYLAASYDGTTSGKYLSAVTRIWRGRVEELEQRQSELFFDETARWRDDIEAALFDTRVSDRLKELNTRNDAFTEVRFYLQEVWETMGPSFLESVAEMTKNKGKTKGKGKELPNVILNPVPETRVVGCTTGVCRNASGAEQARDHDVDDNGDVDNDGSRCMDGVEVKRAEGSVDGTQEHAKKKKARGNPQLKRKPPAFRRCSRGVKMSSAEELGTERSRRKNDTVLSGEVKTARESLKSSSSELRALVNDPLPEALDIPDAVRSKLARKGTNHEQPMENHNGDADVRNSNTCRTTIPYQPNDAEHKKSASVEPNKTAHKRPNLMEPSGTSQTCEWNDSIENMPNGMQPRRKKRKNRKWSSLEEVTLRTGVQMFGAGNWKTIQSFYSDVFEHRLAVDLKDKWRNMMR is encoded by the exons ATGGACCCTGACATTGCGCGGTGGGTTGCGGAATTCCACCTCCGTAGTTCCGCCCCCGACTCCCTCGTCTCCAAGATCCTTAAGGTCCTTAATCTCTCTGGCGCCGATCCCAACCTTAAGAAAACCCTACTCCTCCGCACCCTCCGATCCCAACTCTGCAATGCCTCAATCACCGAAACCGCTCTCGAGATACTGGAGCAAATCGAAGCGATTGACCGAAACGACGCCGTTCCGATAATCGATTCCATGCGCAGGGCCTACTGCGCCGTCGCCGTCGAGTGCACTGTCAAGTACCTCGCCGCCtcctacgacggcaccaccagCGGTAAGTACTTATCCGCGGTGACGCGTATCTGGCGCGGCCGCGTGGAGGAGTTGGAGCAGCGCCAGAGCGAGCTGTTCTTCGACGAGACTGCGCGATGGAGGGACGACATTGAGGCCGCACTTTTTGACACTAGGGTTTCTGATAGGTTGAAGGAGTTGAATACCCGAAACGACGCGTTTACTGAAGTTAGGTTTTATCTGCAGGAAGTGTGGGAAACAATGGGTCCTTCTTTTCTTGAATCGGTAGCAGAAATGACAAAGAACAAAGGAAAGACGAAAGGCAAGGGGAAAGAATTGCCGAATGTGATTTTGAATCCGGTGCCGGAGACTAGAGTGGTAGGGTGTACGACAGGTGTTTGCAGAAATGCCTCTGGTGCTGAACAGGCAAGGGATCATGATGTTGATGACAATGGTGACGTAGACAATGATGGTTCACGTTGCATGGACGGTGTGGAGGTGAAGAGAGCTGAAGGTTCTGTTGATGGAACCCAGGAGCatgcaaagaagaagaaag CAAGAGGCAATCCTCAACTTAAACGCAAGCCGCCTGCATTTCGTAGATGCAGTAGAGGAGTTAAAATGTCTAGTGCTGAGGAATTGGGGACAGAAAGGTCAAGGAGAAAAAATGATACTGTGCTAAGTGGAGAAGTTAAAACGGCCCGAGAATCTCTTAAATCAAGTTCTTCGGAGCTACGGGCATTGGTCAATGATCCTCTTCCTGAGGCATTGGATATACCTGACGCTGTTAGATCTAAACTTGCACGGAAAGGTACAAATCATGAACAGCCAATGGAAAACCATAACGGAGATGCAGATGTACGAAACTCAAATACTTGCAGGACTACTATTCCTTATCAACCTAATGATGCCGAGCACAAGAAGTCGGCTTCTGTTGAGCCGAACAAAACTGCTCATAAAAGACCCAATTTGATGGAGCCGAGTGGTACTTCTCAAACTTGTGAG TGGAATGATTCAATAGAAAACATGCCCAATGGAATGCAgccaagaaggaagaaaaggaagaataGAAAATGGTCTTCATTAGAAGAGGTGACACTAAGGACTGGTGTACAAAT GTTTGGTGCAGGAAATTGGAAAACAATTCAAAGTTTTTACAGTGATGTATTTGAACATAGACTAGCA GTTGATTTGAAGGACAAGTGGAGAAACATGATGCGGTAG
- the LOC130944365 gene encoding uncharacterized protein LOC130944365 isoform X8 — MDPDIARWVAEFHLRSSAPDSLVSKILKVLNLSGADPNLKKTLLLRTLRSQLCNASITETALEILEQIEAIDRNDAVPIIDSMRRAYCAVAVECTVKYLAASYDGTTSGKYLSAVTRIWRGRVEELEQRQSELFFDETARWRDDIEAALFDTRVSDRLKELNTRNDAFTEVRFYLQEVWETMGPSFLESVAEMTKNKGKTKGKGKELPNVILNPVPETRVVGCTTGVCRNASGAEQARDHDVDDNGDVDNDGSRCMDGVEVKRAEGSVDGTQEHAKKKKARGNPQLKRKPPAFRRCSRGVKMSSAEELGTERSRRKNDTVLSGEVKTARESLKSSSSELRALVNDPLPEALDIPDAVRSKLARKGTNHEQPMENHNGDADVRNSNTCRTTIPYQPNDAEHKKSASVEPNKTAHKRPNLMEPSGTSQTCEMWTTKDCFLHNKMWNDSIENMPNGMQPRRKKRKNRKWSSLEEVTLRTGVQMLI; from the exons ATGGACCCTGACATTGCGCGGTGGGTTGCGGAATTCCACCTCCGTAGTTCCGCCCCCGACTCCCTCGTCTCCAAGATCCTTAAGGTCCTTAATCTCTCTGGCGCCGATCCCAACCTTAAGAAAACCCTACTCCTCCGCACCCTCCGATCCCAACTCTGCAATGCCTCAATCACCGAAACCGCTCTCGAGATACTGGAGCAAATCGAAGCGATTGACCGAAACGACGCCGTTCCGATAATCGATTCCATGCGCAGGGCCTACTGCGCCGTCGCCGTCGAGTGCACTGTCAAGTACCTCGCCGCCtcctacgacggcaccaccagCGGTAAGTACTTATCCGCGGTGACGCGTATCTGGCGCGGCCGCGTGGAGGAGTTGGAGCAGCGCCAGAGCGAGCTGTTCTTCGACGAGACTGCGCGATGGAGGGACGACATTGAGGCCGCACTTTTTGACACTAGGGTTTCTGATAGGTTGAAGGAGTTGAATACCCGAAACGACGCGTTTACTGAAGTTAGGTTTTATCTGCAGGAAGTGTGGGAAACAATGGGTCCTTCTTTTCTTGAATCGGTAGCAGAAATGACAAAGAACAAAGGAAAGACGAAAGGCAAGGGGAAAGAATTGCCGAATGTGATTTTGAATCCGGTGCCGGAGACTAGAGTGGTAGGGTGTACGACAGGTGTTTGCAGAAATGCCTCTGGTGCTGAACAGGCAAGGGATCATGATGTTGATGACAATGGTGACGTAGACAATGATGGTTCACGTTGCATGGACGGTGTGGAGGTGAAGAGAGCTGAAGGTTCTGTTGATGGAACCCAGGAGCatgcaaagaagaagaaag CAAGAGGCAATCCTCAACTTAAACGCAAGCCGCCTGCATTTCGTAGATGCAGTAGAGGAGTTAAAATGTCTAGTGCTGAGGAATTGGGGACAGAAAGGTCAAGGAGAAAAAATGATACTGTGCTAAGTGGAGAAGTTAAAACGGCCCGAGAATCTCTTAAATCAAGTTCTTCGGAGCTACGGGCATTGGTCAATGATCCTCTTCCTGAGGCATTGGATATACCTGACGCTGTTAGATCTAAACTTGCACGGAAAGGTACAAATCATGAACAGCCAATGGAAAACCATAACGGAGATGCAGATGTACGAAACTCAAATACTTGCAGGACTACTATTCCTTATCAACCTAATGATGCCGAGCACAAGAAGTCGGCTTCTGTTGAGCCGAACAAAACTGCTCATAAAAGACCCAATTTGATGGAGCCGAGTGGTACTTCTCAAACTTGTGAG ATGTGGACTACCAAAGACTGTTTTTTACACAACAAGAtg TGGAATGATTCAATAGAAAACATGCCCAATGGAATGCAgccaagaaggaagaaaaggaagaataGAAAATGGTCTTCATTAGAAGAGGTGACACTAAGGACTGGTGTACAAAT GTTGATTTGA